One window of the Periophthalmus magnuspinnatus isolate fPerMag1 chromosome 17, fPerMag1.2.pri, whole genome shotgun sequence genome contains the following:
- the LOC129457000 gene encoding complement factor H-related protein 4-like produces the protein MLNCKQNSPGSHFEMWTFCKACHNRTQSLLFDQKLLVIINNAEARTTSTVYFCCYWLQDKMDIRCLALWAVVQCLFAAVNVTNIRGCPPLNILNGYFVSDQNSLYKDTQLYYACDEGFMPVEGSWWGTLTCQNGQWSSKPGCIENTACFDPKIDNGIYEKATVYLNNTTLRIKCKPGYADKKSHAVAQCENGQWKKLPVCDKQDTSCGPPPRIPNSVIINKEYSDIFPVETEVFYKCQTGFELHMDTNNSVCSHGQWYPRPSCREKQTHQDRTESGGKAAPIPSGSKDIHLQLFTRINRCGHIPQINFGSLTIDEGQMFVSYQCDQWFKLKGNSIVRCFNGQWTQPPTCEVDYCKLDTSKHEHLTNMGNVYIKSGTKMKLHCPGIFRNAYAKCLENQLHLSDCCLGLTHSMNMCDYSPIQ, from the exons ATGCTCAATTGTAAACAAAACAGTCCGGGAAGtcattttgaaatgtggacttttTGTAAGGCCTGCCACAATCGCACACAAAGTCTGCTTTTTGACCAAAAGCTCTTGGTAATCATTAACAATGCTGAAGCTAGAACAACTTCAACAGTATACTTTTGTTGTTACTGGCTTCAGGACAAAATGGACATAAGATGTCTTGCTTTATGGGCTGTGGTTCAGTGTCTCTTTGCAGCTGTGAATG TTACCAATATTCGAGGCTGCCCCCCTCTGAACATCCTGAATGGTTACTTTGTCTCTGATCAAAACTCACTGTACAAGGACACACAGCTGTACTATGCCTGTGATGAGGGCTTTATGCCAGTGGAAGGCAGCTGGTGGGGAACACTCACCTGTCAAAATGGACAATGGTCTTCAAAACCAGGGTGTATTG AGAATACGGCCTGCTTTGATCCAAAGATTGACAATGGCATCTATGAAAAAGCCACAGTGTACCTAAACAACACTACACTGAGAATAAAATGTAAGCCTGGATATGCGGACAAGAAAAGCCATGCTGTAGCCCAGTGTGAAAACGGACAATGGAAGAAGTTACCAGTCTGTGACA AGCAAGACACTTCGTGTGGGCCACCTCCACGAATCCCAAACTCTGTCATAATTAACAAGGAATACAGTGATATTTTTCCCGTGGAGACAGAAGTGTTCTACAAATGTCAGACTGGATTTGAACTGCACATGGATACAAATAATTCTGTGTGCAGCCATGGCCAGTGGTATCCACGTCCTTCATGCA GGGAAAAACAGACACACCAGGACAGGACGGAGTCTGGAGGTAAAG CTGCTCCAATCCCCTCTGGGTCTAAGGACATTCATCTGCAACTATTCACTAGAA TCAACAGATGTGGCCATATTCCCCAAATAAACTTTGGATCTTTGACTATTGATGAAGGTCAGATGTTTGTGTCATATCAATGTGATCAATGGTTCAAACTCAAAGGAAACAGCATAGTGAGATGTTTCAATGGCCAGTGGACCCAACCACCCACGTGTGAAG TTGACTACTGTAAGCTGGACACTTCTAAACATGAGCATCTGACCAACATGGGCAATGTTTATATTAAAAGTGGAACCAAAATGAAATTGCATTGTCCTGGTATATTTCGCAATGCATATGCCAAATGCCTTGAGAACCAACTGCATTTGTCTGACT GTTGTTTGGGTTTAACACATTCCATG aACATGTGTGATTATAGTCCAATACAGTAG
- the zbtb41 gene encoding zinc finger and BTB domain-containing protein 41, giving the protein MKKRTSSLRPSSSNEEARSGTVMISTQSFNSEEIPNAANALIRCITMSQHSHNLLKFLNEDRGRQRFCDVSVSVGGKIYCAHKAVLAHGSSYFHAEFSKNPQATHVTLDHVEEPVFQHLLEFLYTSECIITETDIPTLIAAARFLDMMDILKLLSEDAQSKSNNAPAELTSGDLSADPKYIEDACNSESPSSEGLLDSKTVIQVIPENHNPAPIRRSSHRKSALKYKTDNESESIVNKRTKVLKKSVVEEGKEANFDAEIVANNPHIQDENEDVEQDDDAAELDAGQLKTQSRHNSEKTNAVNMKAKSRSTIQEYPEGLAPVIIQTASKKTLKCPKCDKVFDRAAKYESHTRVHTGEKPFQCEICQQCYSTKSNLTVHKKKHHNDSICSKKEHQCPVCNKLHASKKTLAKHIRRFHPDHIQENKKRKRSEGWKCAICQKTFTRRPHLQEHMILHSQELPFKCTFCDQYFKSRFARLKHQEKSHLGPFPCEICGRQFNDSGNKRRHIECTHGGKRKWTCFVCGKSVRERTTLREHMRIHSGEKPHLCSVCGQSFRHGSSYRLHLRVHHNDKRYECIQCGKTFIRHDHLSKHQKIHSGEKAHQCEECGKCFRRHDHLTVHYKTVHLGQKVWQKYKTAVHQCEVCKKEFKGRSSLESHFRTHSGEKPHKCPECHQSFRIKKTLTKHMVIHSEERPYNCPHCSAAFKRKDKLKYHVDHVHNTRYTVQPVGNLSQDKLDPASYVETTKAFNEAKSSIHSSPSPASPRVPATLRAVSMADTGQASGQQPNYPSTTDLAFLEKYTLNPQPANVLHPVRPDQMLDPREQSYLGTLLGLDSATSVQSVANSKEN; this is encoded by the exons ATGAAGAAACGAACCAGCTCGCTACGCCCAAGCAGTAGCAATGAAGAGGCCAGAAGTGGAACTGTTATGATCTCTACCCAATCTTTCAACTCAGAAGAAATCCCCAATGCCGCTAATGCACTTATCAGATGCATCACTATGTCCCAGCACAGTCACAACCTCCTCAAGTTCCTGAATGAAGACCGGGGACGGCAGAGATTTTGTGACgtttctgtgtctgtgggtgGCAAGATCTACTGTGCTCATAAGGCAGTTTTGGCCCATGGAAGCAGCTACTTCCATGCAGAGTTTTCCAAAAATCCACAAGCCACACATGTAACCCTGGACCATGTAGAAGAACCCGTTTTTCAACATTTACTTGAATTTTTATACACTTCAGAATGCATTATAACAGAAACAGACATACCAACTTTAATCGCAGCAGCCCGTTttttggacatgatggacatCCTAAAACTGCTTTCTGAAGATGCTCAGTCAAAATCTAATAATGCTCCAGCTGAATTGACCAGTGGTGATTTGTCAGCAGATCCCAAATACATTGAAGATGCATGCAATAGTGAGTCCCCAAGTTCTGAAGGCTTATTGGACAGTAAGACGGTGATTCAAGTCATACCTGAGAATCACAACCCTGCACCAATACGAAGATCATCGCACAGAAAAAGTGCATTGAAGTATAAGACGGATAATGAAAGTGAAAGCATAGTCAATAAAAGGACAAAAGTACTTAaaaaatcagtggtggaagaagggAAAGAAGCAAACTTTGATGCTGAGATTGTGGCCAATAACCCTCACATTCAAGATGAGAATGAGGATGTAGAGCAAGATGATGATGCTGCTGAACTGGATGCAGgtcaattaaaaacacaaagtagaCACAattctgaaaaaacaaatgctGTTAATATGAAGGCAAAATCCCGAAGCACGATTCAGGAATATCCCGAAGGACTGGCTCCAGTTATTATTCAGACCGCCAGCAAGAAGACACTCAAGTGTCCGAAGTGTGACAAAGTCTTTGACCGAGCAg ctAAGTATGAGAGCCACACACGGGTGCACACGGGAGAGAAGCCATTCCAGTGTGAGATCTGCCAGCAGTGCTACTCCACCAAGTCCAACCTGACAGTCCACaagaaaaaacatcacaatgacagcatttgcTCAAAGAAGGAGCACCAGTGTCCTGTGTGTAACAAGCTCCATGCCAGCAAAAAGACTCTGGCAAAACACATCCGGAG gtttCATCCTGACCATATCCAAGAGAAcaagaaaaggaagaggagtGAAGGCTGGAAGTGTGCT ATTTGTCAGAAGACGTTCACGCGCAGGCCGCATCTTCAGGAACACATGATTTTACACTCCCAAGAGCTGCCTTTCAAATGTACCTTCTGTGACCAATACTTCAAGTCAAGATTTGCCCGACTCAAGCACcaagaaaaatcacatttag GTCCTTTCCCCTGTGAAATCTGCGGACGACAATTCAACGACTCGGGCAACAAAAGGAGGCACATAGAGTGTACACATGGTGGCAAAAGGAAGTGGACCTGCTTTGTCTGTGGAAAGTCCGTTAGGGAGCG AACGACTTTAAGAGAGCACATGCGGATCCACAGCGGGGAGAAGCCTCACCTCTGCAGTGTGTGTGGACAAAGTTTCCGTCATGGGAGTTCCTACAG GCTTCACCTGCGAGTTCACCATAACGACAAACGATACGAGTGTATTCAGTGTGGGAAAACATTCATCCGCCATGACCATCTGAGCAAACATCAGAAAATACACTCGG GTGAGAAAGCACATCAATGTGAAGAGTGTGGAAAGTGCTTCAGGCGACATGATCATTTGACAGTCCATTATAAAACTGTTCACCTGGGACAGAAAGTTTGGCAGAA GTATAAAACAGCCGTGCATCAATGTGAAGTTTGCAAGAAGGAATTCAAAGGAAGGTCCAGCTTAGAAAGCCATTTCAGAACACATTCAG GGGAGAAACCTCACAAATGCCCCGAGTGCCACCAGTCGTTTAGGATAAAGAAGACACTGACGAAGCACATGGTCATCCACTCAGAAGAACGTCCCTATAACTGCCCTCACTGCAGTGCCGCTTTCAAACGGAAAGACAAACTCAAATACCACGTCGACCACGTCCATAACACTCGCTACACTGTGCAGCCTGTGGGGAACCTCAGCCAAGACAAACTGGACCCTGCTTCCTATGTCGAAACCACAAAAGCCTTTAATGAAGCCAAATCCAGCATCCACAGCAGCCCATCTCCTGCCAGCCCCCGTGTGCCTGCCACTTTAAGGGCTGTCTCAATGGCAGACACAGGGCAAGCTTCAGGACAACAACCAAACTACCCATCCACAACAGACCTCGCCTTCTTAGAAAAGTACACTCTGAACCCTCAGCCTGCTAACGTGCTCCACCCTGTGAGACCTGATCAGATGTTAGACCCCCGGGAACAGTCCTACCTGGGCACACTGCTCGGGCTGGACTCTGCCACCTCTGTGCAGAGTGTCGCCAATTCAAAAGAAAACTGA
- the LOC117384805 gene encoding protein crumbs homolog 1-like: MQWLGVHFWTLLFFCTGTFSEKSTGCEHQPCHNGGTCENHKGGFRCLCSQQSQNGRLYGGEDCTIALSGCDDNQCENGGICSPQLIDGEHTFSCFCLAGFTGPMCQIQTVFSFESQGHISIVAPDVQAPVNITFSFKTDREVGTLLQCRVDDLLLSIELLDGHLCLKSWTYGGSNTLVQRLPNYLSDNTWHTVEASLDTLLSLMQLVCSGSNCSRETHPELVVLEHTSASTQLQPLLCSLTIGAVRDIWGSNSESELPVAFLGCFRDVFLNSRLLVPTSGTNSFQTNVTLGCSNKDKCVESPCQNRGRCKSQGWRSYICECQRPYEGTNCEQEYITARFGNKEQPSYGVFLLEDDLGDTLTVSMFVRTRQTSGLLLILANSTSQYFRMWLDGGRVHVQINNYESLEGQSVISDGHFHLLTIKLERTTASLFQSAHNQGSTAIRHIQASEGDIVYVGGLTDPRASASFGGYFKGCVQDLRVNSKRLQFYPIATQVESYNLQQHNNVQQGCSSDNACAVNPCFNSGVCYSMWDDFLCNCPPNTAGRRCEEVKWCEMSPCPSSTICLSHSQGFDCLSNITIRTGSSPLHYRGNSNIKRILNNVSIRFRTRQSVATLLYTQMGSHTFTVSLLDSQMTVLLVGVDQNVSLVHSIGPVSDGLWHTVELKMETVILQSPLWVLALDGNKMPIEKFRIPPNALDFLKDADIFLGGMNAAGISMSGCLGPVEIGGLFLPFHMGTELNIPRPQPEQFIRVDSDRVTLQYGCWGARVCEPSPCQNSGVCEDVFDLHHCTCSSEWTGLQCQEPTDRCLSNPCLFGNCTSLAGEYKCDCEPGYRGGQCELEVNTCENNNCSNGATCLKGLQRYACLCPQNLTGQYCDEKLPEIPWYIETKPLPQLPVSACIGSRWNYSCFHGGNCSKEDNTCLCLPGFTGQWCEKDVDECASEPCMHGGFCANYINSFECVCDVNHSGIYCQIDISDFYLYVFLGLWQNLFQLLSYLVMRLDDGPEVEWDFQFN, translated from the exons ATGCAGTGGCTAGGAGTACACTTTTggactttattgtttttttgcacag GCACTTTCTCAGAAAAGAGTACTGGTTGTGAACACCAACCGTGCCATAATGGAGGGACTTGTGAAAATCACAAAGGAGGTTTTCGGTGTCTTTGCTCCCAGCAGAGCCAAAATGGACGCCTTTATGGAGGAGAGGACTGCACAATTGCACTTTCAGGCTGTGATGATAACCAGTGTGAGAATGGTGGAATATGTTCACCTCAGCTTATTGATGGGGAACACACTTTCTCATGCTTTTGTCTTGCCGGCTTCACAGGCCCAATGTGCCAAATACAAACTGTGTTCTCTTTTGAATCACAGGGACATATTTCAATAGTGGCTCCTGACGTACAAGCTCCTGTCAACATAACCTTTAGCTTTAAAACAGATAGAGAGGTGGGGACCCTGCTGCAATGCAGAGTGGATGATTTACTTCTCAGCATTGAACTTCTGGATGGACATCTTTGTCTTAAAAGTTGGACATATGGCGGATCCAACACTTTAGTTCAGAGGCTTCCTAATTATTTATCCGACAATACTTGGCACACAGTAGAGGCATCGCTGGACACTTTATTAAGCCTGATGCAGCTGGTCTGCTCTGGGTCCAACTGCTCTAGAGAAACTCATCCTGAGCTTGTGGTGCTAGAACACACCTCTGCTTCCACACAACTACAACCTCTTCTCTGTAGCCTCACTATTGGAGCAGTTCGTGACATTTGGGGATCAAATAGTGAATCAGAGCTCCCTGTAGCTTTTTTGGGATGCTTCAGggatgtgtttttgaactcaaGGCTGCTGGTCCCCACTTCAGGAACTAATAGTTTTCAGACAAATGTTACTCTAGGTTGCAGCAACAAAGACAAGTGTGTTGAGAGCCCGTGTCAAAACCGAGGCCGCTGTAAGAGCCAGGGGTGGAGGAGCTATATCTGTGAATGTCAAAGGCCTTATGAAGGCACCAACTGTGAGCAAG AGTATATTACAGCAAGGTTTGGAAACAAAGAGCAACCAAGttatggtgtttttttattggaaGATGACCTAGGAGACACTTTGACTGTATCCATGTTTGTCCGTACCAGACAGACCAGTGGCCTGCTCCTCATCCTGGCCAACAGTACGAGCCAGTACTTTCGCATGTGGCTGGACGGTGGCAGAGTTCATGTCCAAATCAACAACTATGAGAGCCTTGAGGGCCAGAGTGTCATCAGTGATGGACACTTCCatttactgacaataaaactggaaagaacAACAGCCAGTTTGTTTCAGTCAGCTCACAATCAAGGCTCTACAGCCATCAGACACATTCAGGCCAGTGAGGGAGATATTGTTTATGTTGGGGGTCTCACAGACCCAAGGGCGAGTGCTTCCTTTGGTGGCTACTTTAAAGGCTGCGTTCAAGACCTGAGAGTTAACAGCAAACGACTGCAATTCTATCCAATAGCCACTCAGGTGGAGTCATACAATTTGCAGCAGCACAACAATGTGCAACAAGGATGCAGCAGTGACAACGCATGTGCT GTCAATCCCTGTTTTAATAGTGGGGTGTGCTACTCCATGTGGGACGATTTCCTGTGCAATTGTCCCCCAAACACAGCAGGTCGTCGCTGTGAAGAGGTGAAATGGTGTGAAATGTCCCCTTGTCCCAGCTCAACCATTTGCCTATCACACTCTCAGGGCTTTGACT gtttaTCCAATATCACAATTCGAACTGGAAGCAGCCCTCTGCATTACAGAGGCAACAGCAATATCAAGCGCATCCTGAACAATGTCTCGATACGTTTCCGAACAAGGCAGTCTGTTGCCACATTACTGTACACACAAATGGGCTCACATACTTTCACTGTGTCATTATTAGATTCCCAGATGACAGTGCTGCTGGTTGGAGTTGACCAAAACGTTAGTTTAGTGCACAGCATTGGTCCAGTTAGTGACGGCCTGTGGCACACTGTGGAGCTAAAGATGGAGACAGTCATACTCCAGAGTCCTCTGTGGGTCCTGGCTCTAGATGGAAATAAAATGCCAATAGAAAAGTTCAGAATACCTCCAAATGCATTGGATTTTCTCAAAGATGCAGACATTTTCCTTGGTGGCATGAATGCTGCTGGCATTAGCATGTCTGGGTGTTTGGGACCAGTGGAAATTGGGGGGCTTTTCCTCCCTTTCCACATGGGCACTGAACTCAACATCCCTAGGCCACAGCCAGAGCAGTTTATTAGAGTAGACAGTGACAGAGTTACTTTACAATATGGCTGCTGGGGAGCAAGGGTTTGTGAGCCCAGCCCTTGTCAAAACAGTGGTGTTTGTGAAGATGTCTTTGACCTGCACCATTGCACTTGTTCATCTGAGTGGACAGGGCTCCAGTGTCAGGAGCCTACAGACAGGTGCCTGTCCAACCCCTGTCTGTTTGGAAACTGCACCAGCCTGGCAGGAGAGTACAAGTGTGACTGTGAACCAGGATACAGGGGAGGCCAGTGCGAGCTGGAAGTCAACACCTGTGAAAACAACAACTGCAGTAATGGTGCCACTTGTCTGAAGGGCTTACAGAGATATGCATGTCTCTGCCCTCAAAACCTGACAGGACAATACTGCGa TGAGAAGCTTCCAGAAATCCCATGGTACATTGAGACAAAACC ACTTCCTCAGCTCCCTGTGTCTGCTTGCATTGGCTCACGCTGGAACTACAGTTGCTTCCATGGAGGAAACTGCTCCAAAGAAGACAATACATGTCTCTGTTTGCCTGGTTTTACTGGACAGTG GTGTGAGAAGGATGTGGATGAATGCGCCTCTGAGCCATGCATGCACGGAGGCTTCTGTGCTAACTACATCAACAGTTTTGAGTGCGTGTGTGATGTGAACCACTCTGGGATCTACTGCCAAATTGACATCAGTGACTTCTACCTGTATGTGTTCCTGGGACTGTGGCAAAACTTATTCCAGCTTCTGTCCTACCTCGTAATGCGCCTTGATGATGGCCCAGAGGTGGAGTGGGATTTCCAATTCAACTAG
- the LOC117385383 gene encoding sentrin-specific protease 5-like — protein MVWSRQHFKKKSFHSRKKTPTSSRNRATLQFWLWRKRNEACILRRSRSHRRLLKNIRGSRQRVPFKTKRGIRITKPVPSSDVAIFEASSQTSTVMSNGTAEKKVEICKVNSSCLNHSDAHWVSSGADVSGTSNDFKKDLSECSRIVPGECLHTVELKLNSDVEVVLAEENKDVSMNTGSPHTLISKNIRKFLNDFHKKYGSFIPLQKSELLKHLKKDKSDRDFKDYEIMVLETTIEEMAKMANIVPYFEVKYKKHILTLDDLLTLASANWLNDQVINMYGELIMDWAHSEVHFLNSFFHRQLLTKGYEGVKRWTKQVDLFSKRLLLVPVHLEVHWCLVTADFVKKKVCLYDSQGIGLQEIARPILKYVLKEAKEKKQKAFEEGWTVSLAEEIPQQTTENDCGVFVLEYSRCLTLSAPLQFSQGDIPKIRKRIYKELCECKLHVKS, from the exons ATGGTTTGGTCAAGGCAGCATTTCAAGAAAAAGAGTTTTCACAGCAGAAAGAAGACTCCCACATCTTCCAGAAATCGTGCCACTTTACAGTTCTGGTTGTGGAGAAAACGCAACGAAGCTTGCATTTTGCGAAGATCCAGAAGCCACCGACGGTTGCTGAAGAACATCCGGGGCTCACGTCAACGGGTCCCCTTCAAAACAAAAAGAGGGATAAGGATAACGAAACCAGTACCATCATCAGATGTCGCAATTTTTGAGGCCTCTTCTCAGACCTCTACTGTTATGAGCAATGGAACTGCTGAAAAGAAAGTAGAAATTTGCAAGGTCAATAGTAGCTGTTTAAATCATAGTGATGCTCACTGGGTGTCATCAGGTGCAGACGTTTCTGGTACCTCAAATGACTTTAAAAAAGATTTGTCAGAATGTTCCCGCATTGTTCCTGGTGAATGTTTGCACACAGTAGAGCTCAAGCTGAACTCAGACGTTGAAGTGGTTCTGGCCGAAGAAAACAAAGACGTGTCTATGAACACTGGAAGTCCACATACACTTATTTCAAAGAATATTCGAA AATTTCTTAATGACTTTCATAAAAAATATGGAAGTTTTATTCCCTTACAAAAGAGTGAGTTATTAAAACACCtaaaaaaagataaatctgACAGAGACTTCAAGGACTA cGAAATAATGGTTTTGGAGACAACCATAGAAGAAATGGCAAAAATGGCAAATATAGTCCCATATTTTGAAGTGAAATACAAGAAGCACATACTAACTTTGGATGACTTATTAACACTGGCCAGTGCAAATTGGCTTAATGATCAG GTGATTAACATGTATGGGGAACTCATAATGGACTGGGCACACTCTGAG GTCCATTTTCTTAACAGCTTTTTCCACAGACAACTCTTAACTAAGGGATATGAAGGAGTCAAGAGGTGGACAAAGCAG GTGGATTTGTTTTCAAAACGTTTGCTTCTGGTGCCTGTACACCTCGAGGTTCATTGGTGTCTAGTGACCGCAGACTTTGTCAAGAAGAAAGTCTGCCTGTATGACTCGCAAGGAATTGGTCTCCAGGAAATAGCAAGg CCCATTCTGAAATATGTGTTAAAAGAAGCAAAAGAGAAGAAACAAAAAGCATTTGAAGAAGGCTGGACAGTGTCATTGGCTGAG gaaattccacaacaaactACTGAGAATGACTGTGGTGTGTTCGTGTTAGAG TATTCTAGGTGTCTTACACTGTCTGCACCCCTACAGTTTTCCCAAGGAGATATACCAAAGATACGAAAGCGAATCTACAAAGAGCTCTGTGAGTGTAAGCTGCATGTCAAGTCTTAA
- the ahsg2 gene encoding alpha-2-HS-glycoprotein 2: protein MQCLRFVVALGLLIGTWAQINVLRPECDSPEAEEVAVAARDHLNSLHSHGYRYELNRIEDIKIITKPNGDSIYAVEIDLLETVCHVLDPTPITNCTVRPKELTAVEGDCDVILKNISGALTVISFKCKTEESKEDICLGCPTLLSLNDTDALNFVQASLDTFNNLTKTDTFSLLEVGRMSSQVVSGRPIYIAEYVVVEANCTGDVCEPLNDTMATRGICTARGLNSQHTVDCKMFPSLIIDSKSPAPVPPAVHVHSGNLSPVHGLRHHKLMAKSSHLILLSTESTESVEVVPVAPAIVTADLVPAADPSQADPVADPTPAADPAPAADSASDSSSSMDRHILFKRDVAAVIADTPAAQAAPVPLVPVCPGRIRFFD from the exons ATGCAGTGCTTAAGGTTTGTAGTGGCTTTGGGACTACTGATAGGGACATGGGCCCAGATCAACGTGCTACGTCCAGAATGTGACTCTCCAGAGGCAGAAGAGGTTGCGGTGGCAGCCAGGGACCACCTAAATTCTCTGCATAGTCATGGCTACAGGTACGAGCTTAACAGGATTGAAGACATCAAGATCATTACCAAG CCAAATGGAGACAGTATCTATGCTGTGGAGATTGACCTCCTGGAGACAGTCTGTCATGTGTTGGACCCCACACCCATCACAAACTGCACCGTTCGGCCCAAAGAACTGACT GCTGTGGAGGGAGACTGTGATGTGATCTTAAAAAACATCAGTGGAGCTTTGACCGTTATATCATTTAAGTGTAAAACAGAAG agtCAAAAGAAGATATTTGTCTGGGTTGTCCTACCCTTCTCTCCCTAAATGACACCGATGCCCTGAACTTTGTTCAGGCCTCTTTGGATACATTTAACAACCTGACAAAGACTGACACTTTCTCCCTTCTGGAGGTTGGAAGGATGTCATCACAG GTTGTGTCTGGTAGGCCAATTTATATAGCCGAATATGTTGTGGTGGAGGCCAACTGTACTGGAGATGTGTGTGAGCCCCTTAACGATACCATGGCC ACCCGTGGCATATGTACTGCCAGAGGATTGAACTCTCAGCACACAGTAGACTGCAAGATGTTCCCCAGCTTG ATCATTGACAGCAAAAGCCCTGCACCTGTACCTCCAGCAGTGCATGTGCACTCAGGCAACCTTTCACCAGTGCATGGTCTGCGACACCACAAACTGATGGCTAAAAGCTCTCATCTGATCCTCCTGTCAACTGAGTCAACAGAGTCAGTTGAGGTGGTACCTGTAGCCCCCGCCATAGTCACAGCTGATCTTGTTCCAGCCGCAGACCCCAGTCAGGCTGACCCTGTCGCAGACCCTACTCCTGCTGCAGACCCTGCTCCTGCCGCAGACTCAGCCTCCGATTCATCAAGCAGTATGGATCGCCATATACTGTTCAAGAGGGATGTGGCTGCAGTTATTGCTGACACCCCTGCTGCTCAGGCTGCCCCAGTACCTCTTGTGCCAGTCTGTCCAGGACGGATTAGATTCTTTGACTGA